A genomic window from Methanobacterium sp. BRmetb2 includes:
- the rfbB gene encoding dTDP-glucose 4,6-dehydratase, with product MTKILITGGAGFIGSNFLRYMINKYQNYEITNLDALTYCGNLENLREIEDSLNYTFIKGDITNKELVNQITKNMDYIINFAAETHVDRSINDPSIFIKSNIMGTQVLLESAKENDVKKFLQISTDEVYGTLGKNGYFQEDTPLSPNSPYSASKAGADLMVRAYHKTYKLPVNITRCSNNYGPYQYPEKLIPLMIYNALDDKELPVYGDGLNVRDWLHVYDHCTAIDLVLHKGRDGEIYNIGGNNEKKNIEIVKLILENLNKPESLIKYVEDRPGHDRRYAIDSTKIRKELGWKPKYTFEKGIVKTIKWYCENKKWWTKIKGR from the coding sequence ATGACAAAAATTCTTATTACTGGTGGAGCAGGCTTCATAGGTAGCAATTTTCTAAGATACATGATAAATAAATATCAAAATTATGAAATAACCAATTTAGATGCCCTAACTTACTGTGGAAATTTAGAAAATTTGAGAGAAATTGAGGATAGTCTTAATTATACATTCATTAAAGGGGATATAACTAATAAAGAATTGGTAAACCAAATAACTAAAAATATGGATTATATAATTAATTTTGCAGCTGAAACGCATGTAGACCGTAGCATAAATGATCCCAGCATATTTATCAAATCTAATATTATGGGAACTCAAGTTCTTTTAGAGTCAGCAAAAGAAAATGACGTGAAAAAATTCCTCCAAATTTCCACAGACGAAGTATACGGAACACTTGGTAAAAATGGATATTTCCAAGAAGATACTCCACTATCTCCCAACAGTCCTTATTCTGCTAGCAAAGCCGGTGCTGATCTAATGGTTAGAGCGTATCATAAAACCTATAAATTACCAGTAAACATTACTCGCTGCTCTAATAATTACGGCCCTTATCAATACCCAGAGAAATTAATTCCATTAATGATTTACAATGCCCTTGATGATAAAGAATTACCAGTTTATGGTGATGGTTTGAATGTGAGGGACTGGTTACACGTTTATGATCATTGTACAGCAATAGATTTGGTTCTTCATAAAGGAAGAGATGGCGAAATTTATAACATCGGGGGAAATAATGAGAAAAAAAATATAGAGATTGTTAAATTAATTCTTGAAAATCTGAACAAACCCGAATCTCTTATTAAATATGTTGAAGATCGTCCTGGCCATGACCGGCGTTATGCTATTGATTCTACTAAAATACGAAAAGAGTTGGGTTGGAAGCCAAAATATACTTTTGAAAAGGGAATAGTAAAAACTATAAAATGGTATTGTGAAAATAAAAAATGGTGGACGAAAATTAAAGGTAGATAA